A portion of the candidate division KSB1 bacterium genome contains these proteins:
- the purM gene encoding phosphoribosylformylglycinamidine cyclo-ligase gives MNEHSGLTYEGAGVSIATGDESVERIKALAKSTFSSAVLREIGLFGGFYELDATRFRRPVLVSSIDGVGTKLKIACALGVYDTVGEELVNHCVNDVMTSGADPLFFLDYLATGKLRSEVVEQVVAGMARACRQAGCALIGGETAEMPGFYQPDDFDLAGAIVGVVEKDAIVDGRGIQVGDLLIGIASNGLHTNGYSLARKVLLDVARMGLTDHVDELGTTLGEELLRVHRSYQPLVQRVRAVEGLRGIAHITGGGIVGNTRRLLPAGRSLRMDWQAWEVPPIFRLIQRLGNVAEEEMRRVFNLGIGEVLIVAPQAAQACVDAATELGLASFHIGEVA, from the coding sequence GTGAACGAGCATTCGGGGCTGACTTATGAGGGGGCCGGCGTGAGCATCGCCACTGGCGATGAGAGCGTGGAGCGCATCAAAGCGCTCGCCAAATCCACCTTCTCATCCGCAGTGCTGAGAGAAATTGGCTTGTTCGGCGGCTTCTACGAGCTGGATGCAACGCGCTTTCGCAGACCTGTACTGGTGTCCAGCATCGACGGCGTAGGGACAAAGCTAAAGATCGCCTGTGCGCTCGGCGTCTATGACACGGTCGGCGAGGAGCTGGTCAATCACTGCGTCAATGACGTCATGACCAGTGGCGCCGATCCGCTGTTCTTTCTAGACTATTTGGCCACCGGAAAGCTGCGGTCCGAGGTGGTGGAGCAGGTCGTCGCCGGCATGGCGCGTGCCTGTCGGCAGGCCGGCTGCGCCCTCATCGGCGGCGAGACTGCAGAAATGCCGGGATTCTACCAACCCGACGACTTCGATCTGGCCGGGGCCATCGTCGGCGTCGTCGAGAAGGATGCGATTGTCGATGGGAGAGGAATTCAAGTCGGTGACCTCCTCATTGGCATAGCTTCCAATGGCCTGCACACGAACGGCTACTCGTTGGCGCGCAAAGTGCTCTTAGATGTCGCCAGAATGGGGTTGACCGACCATGTGGATGAACTGGGCACAACCTTAGGCGAAGAACTGCTGCGCGTGCACCGTTCTTATCAGCCCTTAGTGCAGCGGGTGCGCGCCGTAGAGGGTCTCCGCGGCATTGCCCATATCACCGGTGGCGGAATTGTAGGCAACACGCGGCGTCTCCTGCCGGCGGGGCGCTCTTTGCGCATGGACTGGCAAGCATGGGAGGTACCGCCGATCTTCCGCCTCATCCAACGCTTGGGAAATGTGGCCGAGGAGGAGATGCGGCGCGTGTTCAATCTGGGCATCGGCGAGGTGTTGATTGTCGCGCCTCAGGCAGCACAGGCCTGCGTTGATGCGGCAACCGAGCTGGGATTGGCGAGTTTTCACATTGGGGAGGTCGCCTAA
- a CDS encoding DUF4416 family protein: MCLFCAVTYNSQEMIEEAQRLLQNEFGEITLQSEHYPFSFSDYYAEEMGQELFKFIVSFSSLIQPDRLADIKLRTNVLEQRSATAGRRNLNLDPGYLDGAKVVVATTKNYDHRIYLGQGIYGDLHLRYRHGRFQPLEWTYPDYRLPLVLDFLSRVRAWYLNACKTEEKR, translated from the coding sequence GTGTGCCTGTTCTGCGCCGTGACGTACAATTCCCAGGAAATGATCGAAGAGGCGCAGCGGCTACTGCAGAACGAGTTCGGGGAAATTACCTTGCAATCCGAGCACTACCCCTTCTCCTTTTCCGACTACTATGCCGAAGAGATGGGGCAGGAGCTCTTCAAGTTCATTGTCAGCTTCTCATCGCTCATCCAACCGGACCGTTTGGCCGACATAAAGCTTCGGACCAACGTGCTCGAGCAGAGGAGCGCTACGGCAGGCCGGCGTAACCTCAACCTCGACCCTGGCTATCTGGACGGCGCCAAGGTTGTGGTGGCGACGACCAAGAACTATGATCACCGCATCTATTTGGGGCAGGGCATCTATGGCGACCTCCATCTGCGCTACCGGCACGGCCGGTTTCAGCCGCTGGAGTGGACGTATCCCGACTATCGGCTGCCGCTGGTCCTTGACTTTTTGAGCAGAGTTCGCGCCTGGTACTTGAACGCCTGCAAGACTGAGGAAAAGAGGTGA